TCGGGTGTATTCGGACATTCGGGAGCAGCGTCCAAGGTGAGTAGAAAGCAGAATCAATGAACATCGAGAGCAGCGTCTGGGTCGCGCTCTGGCTTTCGCTGAAAGTCGCAGGCTGGGCCACCGTGCTCAACCTGCTGCTCGGCGTTGCTGCCGCCTATGGGCTATCGCGCTGGCGCTCTTCTGCACGCGACCTGGTCGACGCCATCCTTACTCTGCCTCTGGTACTGCCGCCGACCGTGCTTGGCTATTACCTGCTGGTGCTACTGGGGCGCCGCGGCGTGTTCGGCGCGTGGTTGGAAAAGTGGGGCATCGAGCTGGTATTCACCTGGCAGGGAGCGGTGATCGCCGCCACCATCGTCGCCTTTCCACTGGTCCTCAAATCGGCGCGTGCCGCATTCGACAACGTCAACCCGCAACTGGAAAACGCCGCGCGCGTAATGGGTGTGTCTGAAGCTGGCGTATTTTTCCGCGTGACGTTGCCATTGGCATCCAAAGGCATCACTGCCGGCGTGTTGCTGGCATTCGCGCGTGCACTCGGCGAATTCGGCGCGACGCTGATGATCGCGGGCAATCTGCCGGGCCGTACCCAGACCTTGTCAATCGCCATCTATGAGGCGGTCCAGGCTGGTGACGACAATACCGCCAACGTACTGGTGTTGATCACGTCGGCGACCTGCATCGTGGTGCTACTCGTCGCTGGCTGGTTGATGCCTAAAAACCAGCAGCGCCGGCCATCGTGAAAGCTGACCGATGACCATCGAAATCAATATCCGCAAGCACCTGCAAGCTGAAGAACGTGGCTTCAACCTGGACATCGCCTTGCACACCGATAGCAATCGCGTGGTGCTGTACGGTCCATCCGGCGCAGGCAAAAGCCTGACGCTGCAAGCGCTTGCTGGTTTGCTGCCCCCTGACGAGGGCCTGATACGACTCAAGCAAAACACGCTGTTCGACAGTGCGGCTGGCATCTGCCTGCCGCCCCAACAGCGCAAGGTGGCGTACCTGTTCCAGGATTACGCGTTGTTTCCGCACCTGACCGTGGCCCAAAACGTCGCTTTCGGCTTGCGCAAGGGATGTTTCAACATGCGCCGTCCACAGCAGCATCCGGCAGTACAGAAGTGGCTTGCGTCGTTTGAACTGAGCGCCACCGCCAACAGCTATCCGCATCAGCTATCCGGCGGCCAACGGCAACGCGTGGCATTGGCCCGGGCATTGGTGTTGGAGCCGGATATCCTGCTGTTGGACGAACCATTTTCCGCGCTCGATCTCGGCTTGCGGGAACGCATGCGGCGCGAACTGTTCGAATTGCAACAGCGCCTGGATGTGCCGATGATGGTGATCACACACGATCCGGCAGATCTTGCACTATTGGGCGACGCCATCTTCGAAATCCGCGACGGCATGATCGCGACGCCCGAGAAAATACACAGCCGGATATAAAAAAAGCGCAGACCTTGCGGTTCTGCGCTTTTCATTTATAGCATCACGCTGCTTAGAAAATGTGACGGATACCTACGCCAACACCAGTCACGCTATCCCTGCCCACCAGCTCCGACAAGGCTGCGTCCTTCGCTTTGTTGTAATCCACAGTACCGTAAACCTGGGTACGCTTGGACAAGGCATATTCCGCCACGCCGACCAGCGCGTAACGAGTGCCGTCGCCCAGGTTGCCGACCGAAGCCACTGTGACATTCTTGCTCTTGTCATAGTAGCCGGCAGCGGTCAGGCTCCAGGCTGGGGTGGCCTGAAAAGTCGCGCCCAGGAAGTAGGCATTGTCCTTGCGCTCGACACCACCGATGCCACCGTTGATCGCAGCGACGCTATTGGAGACGCCGAAATACGCTGGGTCGTACCGGTGCTGTCCTTGATCTGATAGTAGCCGCCGAACAACTTGGCCGCGCCGATCGCATACGAAGCACTCAGGTTATAGGTCGTGTCTTTCCAGTCCGAATTGACTGGGCTCACGGTTTGCAGGTAGCCAGCGCCGAACGACAATGGACCAGCGGTGTATTGTGCCGAGGCGCCAAACTGGCTACCCAGCTTGACCGATCCGGCCTTCTCACCCATCGCATAGCTCAAACCACCGGAGAAACCGCCGAATGTGCCGTAGTACTTGATCATGTTGGAGTTACGCACCAGCGTAGCACCGGCTGGCAACCAGGCATTCTGGTCGTAATTGCCGACGGTCAGCGGATCGAAGTGATCGGCCATCAGATCGAACAGTGGCGTATATTGGCGACCCAGCGAAATCTGACCGAAAGAACCGCTCAGGCCGACATACGATTGGCGGCTGAACAGAGTACCGGCGCTGGACATGCTGCCGTTATCGGAGTTGAAGCCATTTTCCAGGCGGAAAACCGCTTTCAGGCCGCCACCCAAATCCTCAGTGCCCTTGAAACCAATGCGGCTGTTGGAGATTGCACCATTCGTGACGATGAAGTTCTTTTGTCCGGCTGCGTTGTCGCTGCTGAGATAACGAATGCTGGTATCGACAATACCGTAGATGGTGACATTGGTCTGCGCCATTGCACTGCCGCTGGCCAAGCCTGCCGCTACGAGTAATAAAGAATATTTTTTCATGCACTCCTCCAAGGATTAAAGCTTTTTAGATTTTGTGCGACAGCGGGACGGCAGTATCGGATAGAACTGCCATCGCTATCGCCTTACGACTATTGATGGCTCCTTGCGCGCTCGATGCGGCACGGGCGGGGGCTCAGTCGGCAGGAAATAATATCAGAACAACTTTCCTCACAACAATGAAATCATCAAAAACAGCATATGCGTATGTTGTTTTTGGTGCTGATCGGGGACTTGACTAATTTCGATCTCTGCGTCGTTTTCTCTCGCGTCGCGCGAAAGGCAACTCAAAAAAAAACCGCACCCTTGTGGGATGCGGTTTCCTGGGCGGCCGTTGCGGTAACACCGGCCACTTTCCATTTGTGTGCGGCGATCTAGTTGCCGTTCAACGGAATAGTTTTATTTTTTACACAATTAATCACGCAACCTTGGCTTCGAAGAATTGTTCATCTTCTGTCGATCCATGCAACGCGGTAGTCGACGACTGACCTTGCTGGATGGCCTGAGTCACTGCATCGAAATAGCCGGTGCCGACTTCGCGCTGATGCTTGACCGCGGTGAAGCCCTTGTCGGCGGCGGCGAATTCGGCTTCCTGCAGCTCGACGAAAGCGGACATCTGGTTGCGTGCATAACCGTGCGCCAGGTTGAACATCGAGTAATTAAGTGCATGGAAACCGGCCAGCGTGATGAACTGGAACTTGTAGCCCATCGCGCCCAATTCCTTCTGGAACTTGGCAATAGTGGCGTCGTCCAGGTTCTTCTTCCAGTTGAACGATGGCGAGCAGTTATACGCCAGCATCTTGCCTGGGAACTTGGCATGTACCGCTTCCGCGAATTTCTTGGCAAAAGCCAGGTCCGGCTTGCCTGTTTCGCACCACACCAGATCGGCATATGGCGAATAGGCCAGTGCACGGGAGATTGCCTGATCGATGCCTGGACGAGTCTTGAAGAAACCTTCGACAGTGCGCTCGCCGGTCAGGAATGGCTTGTCGTTTTCGTCGACATCGGAAGTCAGCAAATCTGCCGCTTCGGCGTCGGTACGAGCGATCACCAGAGTCGACGTGCCCGAAACGTCCGCTGCCAGACGCGCAGCATTCAGCTTCTCGACTGCTTCGCGGGTTGGCACCAGCACCTTGCCGCCCATATGGCCGCATTTCTTGACCGATGCCAGTTGGTCTTCGAAATGGACACCGGCAGCGCCGGCATCGATCATCGACTTCATCAATTCGTAGGCATTCAACACACCGCCGAAACCGGCTTCCGCATCAGCTACGATCGGCGCGAAAAAGTCGATATCGTTTTTGCCTTCCGACCATTGAATCTGGTCAGCGCGCTGGAACGTGTTGTTGATGCGCTTGACTACCAGCGGCACCGAGTTGGCTGGATACAGCGATTGGTCGGGATACATTTCGCCAGCCAGGTTGGCGTCGCCGGCCACTTGCCAGCCGGACAGGTAGATCGCTTTCAAGCCAGCTTTGACTTGCTGCATCGCCTGGTTGCCGGTCAATGCGCCGAGTGCGTTGACGAACGGCTCGTTGTGAACCAGATTCCACAGTTTTTCGGCGCCGCGCTTTGCCAGCGTGTGTTCGATCTGTACCGAACCGCGCAAACGGACCACGTCTTCCGCAGAGTAATTGCGGGTAACGCCTTTCCAGCGTGGATTCTCAGCCCAGTCCTTGGCCAATGCTGCTACTTGCTGTTCACGTGTAGTCATCGTCGTTCTCCTGTTAAAAGACAAAAGTAAAATCAAATCCGATGACTAAATAGTAGCCCCATCTGTGCAGGGCAACAATGTCTTATATAAGACATATAAGTATTTTTAATTCGTTTAAATTCAATAACTTAACTTTTAATTTTCGCGATACGGAATAAAATTTCTGAGAATGAAATATGTAAATGCTGCTTCGCATTTATATATTTCATAATATGAAACGCACATTCCGTATGCTGAAATATCGACGGATATCGTTGGATGAAGCGAGAGATTCGGAAAGCCCGCGAGGAAATACGCAAAACCCGGGGGCAAAAAAAGGCGGGAAGCACCCTTCCCGCCTTGCTGGCCGTGCACTTGCGCTTAGAACGACTTGCTCATGGACAGATAGAAGCCGCGGCGCTGCCCATACTGCGGCGCACCGACGCCGATGCCGGAACCGTCGCGGATCTCGTAGACCTTGTCGAATACGTTGATCACGCTCAAGCGCGTGGTGACCTTGCCGATCGGGCTGTCGCTGAACACATGATTGGCGCCGAGGTTGACTTCAGTGTACGCCGGCAGATGATCAGTATTGGCGAAGCCGCTGCGCAGGCCGCTACCGAACAGTGCATCGGCGGTCCAGGTTGTGCCCTGCCACAGATAAGAGACGCCGGTTGATGCTGTAATGCTCTGGTCGTGGTCCAGGTGCACCCAGTTGTTGGCGATGTAGTTCAGTTCATCCTGGCCGAAGTTGTACTGGCTCGACACGATGTTCTTGCCGAGTGCTGTCGAGCGCGCCAGGTTCAGATAGGACGCCAGATTGCCATTGCGATAGTTCAGCGTCAGCTCCAGGCCATAGACCTTGCCCCGCGCGTAGTTGAACGGGGTATACAGCAAGGCCGAGCCGAACTGTCCTTCGTCCAGCATGTTCTTGACCTTCTTGTAATAGCCATCGAGGCCCAGCGTCAGGTGCTGCGTCAGCTGGTGATTGACGCCAAGGTCGAAGTAATCAGAACTCTCGGCCCGCACCGGATCGTTCTGGCTACTGGCGGATGCGTTGGTGGTGCCGTTGAAGCTGGCGATGGTGTTAGAGCCGATCAGTTCGCTGGCTGGCGGTGTGAAGTACTTGGCGTAACCGGCATGGAAAGTGGTCTGCGGCGTCATTTGATAGACCACGCCGATACGCGGACTGAACTGGCTCGCGGTGACATAGGCATTAACCCAATCGGCGCGGGCGCCGTAGTTGAGGGTCACCTTGTCGCTCAGCTTCCATTCATCCTGCAGGTAGATACCGGCCTGACTGGTGGTTTTCTGGCTACTGTCGGAAAGCGAGATCGGTTGCGTCGCCAACTGCGCGCCACTGTCGTCGGCCGGGAACGTCAGGGAATCGTCACTATTCTTCAAGCGCTCCTGCGTGTAATTGATACCGGCGCGCAAAGTGTGATTGGCATTCAGGCGATAACTGCCGTCGGCCTGCAAACCATTTGCCAGGCCAGTACGCAACACCCGCGAAGCGACGCCGGTATACAACAGATCGCCGACCTGGTCGGGCTCGAACAGCACTTTCGAATAACGGCTGAACGCCGCCACCTGGTAATCAATATCGCTGCCCAGCTTGCCTTGCAAGGCAAGAATGCCGTAGCGATTAGTCTCGGTCTGACGTTCGTTGATATCGGCTGACGGGTAACTGTTCACGCCGTCAAGCTGGAAGCCTGGCGTCTGCCCGGGGCTGTTTGGTATCTGAAAACGGCTTTCGGAATTTCCCAGGATCAGGCTGACGCGGGTGTCTGCGTCGAGCATGTAGGAGAAGTAACCGAAACCCTTGTTTTGCAATGTCCGGTCGTGCAACGCCGTCGATGTGCCGACCGGATTTTCGATGCCGAGATTGTTGGCTTCGAACGAGCCGTTGATGTAATAGCTGAAGCGGTCGGTGCTGCCGCTGACATCACCGCTGATCTGGCGTGTGTTGTTGCTGCCGACCTGCACGCCGATATCGCCGCCATCGACCTGCTCGCCAGTCTTGGTATGGATATCCACCACGCCGGCAGTACGGTACCCATACTGCGCCGGCAGCGCACCGGTGAGCACGCTGACGTTTTCAACAAAGCGGGTATCCAGTGTCTGGCCGAAACCGGAAATGCTCTCGGGCAGGATGATGCCGTTCAGCCGGTACTGCAGGTTGGCGTGATCGCCGCGCACATGCAACTGGCCGAAAGAATCTTGCGCAACGCCCGGTGCGCGCAACAGCACTTCGTTAAATGCGGTGTCTTCGCCTTGCGGCATGGCAGCGATCTCCTTGGGGCCGATTCGATAGATGCTACTGCCGGTTTCGACCAGGATGCCGTTGCGTGCGCGATCCAGGCGATCTGCCCGCACCACGACCGCCTCGTTTGCGGAGACACTCCCGGTGGCAGTGGGTTTCATCGTGATGTTGGCGGCCGCACCGGCTTCGTCGGCAACCGTTATCGTGCCGCTTTCCGATTGGAAGGCGGCCTTGTCTACGCTGATGGCATAACTGCCCGGTGCGATATTGCTAAAGGCAAAGTACCCTTGCTGATCGCTTTTGGTGCTGCCAACGGCATTACCGGTGGCGTCTTTCAGGGCAACGACAGCGTCCTGCAATGGGCGGCCTTGCGCATCATGGATGGCGCCGCTGATTTCTTTTGAGGCAGACTGCGCGTAGGCAGCAGGGATGCCGAAGCCGTAGGCGAGCGCAATCAAGGCGCTCAGCCGCAACAAGCGTGTTTTCATTCTCAAACTCCGATAGGACCAACAACACAACCGCCCTTCCCTGGTCGCGCTGCGGTATCCGCAGGTGCAATCAGGGATGGGAAACAGACAGCCTCTTGGCTGTCCCGGGTCGACATGAAAGATAAAACGCCAAATAAAACGTCAAACAGCGGCGGTGGCGGGAGGAGCTTGGGAATGAGGGGTCAGGTAATTATGCGGCGCCGGCACAAAGGCATACACCAGCTCGACGGCAGCATGGTAGGCAAACACTAGCACCGGCGTCAGTACCGGCACCGGCACAGTCGGCACTGGGGCGGGGAAATCAGCGGCCAAATCACAGCTGATGCAATCGGACGACTGCTCAGCCAAGCTGTGATTATGGAAAGCCATCCCGATCAGCTGGATCACCAGGATCGTTAACGCCAGCCACAGCGCCAACTGCTGCCAGCGCAACTTGCGGCGGCGGCGAGCAGTGAAATGATCTTCGATGATCAGCCGCATGCGACACCTGCCACGCCGCAACGGATGCAATCGTCACGCCATACGACAGGCGCATCCGCCCCGCACGCTAAGCGCGAAGGCAAATGGAGTCGTCCGGTTGATTGACAGTACATTGCGATGAGTGCCTGGGTTGAGTCTGGGAACAGGAATCCGATGCTGGATCCAGACTGCGAGTGTAATCGCGAACAGGCATTGCTTGCAACACATTTGCAACCGAGTTGCACATTATAAAACGGCCGACCCCGGCGTCGGCCTCGAACTCACTTCACTGCCGGTCCAACCCCGCCGCCCTCATACGTTCGGCATCGCTGGCAAAAGTCTGCGAGCGCAAGGCGGCTATTTGTCGGTCGCGATCTGCTTCGGCAGTGCCAACCTGCTGGCGGATCTGGTCGGCGGCCTGGCGATATTGCGCGTAACGAACCTGCCAGGCCTGCTCTTCTTGCTCCAGCTGATCGAAGCGCTGCGCGGCTGCCGCGCCGAACTGCCGCGCCATCATGTCATGCTGCTCTTTCTGGCTGGCGCCTTGCTGACGCAGCATCCGCAAGCGATCAAAATCTTTTTGACGGGGATCGTCGGCGCCACTGCCAAGTGCGGTCCTGGCGCCACCACGCAATGCCTCCAGCATCCGTTGTGACTCGACCTCCTCATCGCCAAACCAGACCTTTGCGACTTCGATCCCGAGCGTGTCCTGACGCAGCCGCGACAACTGCGCCAGCCAGGCGGCCAATCGTTCGACATCCGGCGTGGCCATCTTGCTGTCAGCCGTGACCACAGGCATCGTCTGGCGCTCCAGCAACGCATCGTGCGCCGTCAGATAAGACAGATAGGAATGGGCAATCCGTTCCGCGTCGGCATACGCGAGCGACGGCAGGCCACCTTTCAGATGCGCCAGCAGTTGCGCCATATGCTCTGCCCTGGTTCCGGGCAAACCGCCCAGCAGGTAGTAATCGAACACGTCGCGCAAGGCACGGTTGATACGCAAATGCTGGTCCGCGCCGACTTGCAATCCGTCGGGCGGACTGGTATCGGCCATCGCCGTTGTGCTTGCCGATGCAGCATCACTCCATTGACCGGGCCAAAACGTGTGTCGCCGCCAGTCGCAGAGCCGGCCTGGGTGCCGGTTGACGCTGGTTCCGCCCAGCGGAACCAGCCCAGCGCATAAGCAAGCAAACCGATGCCGACAACAATCAGCGCCAGTCCCAGCCAGTGTCTGGTTCGCATTTTGCGGCTCCTACAGACCGGCCGTCTTAAGGCGATTGGCCTGGGTCCGGATAGTCACCACCGGATCGGCGCTGAACAGGCCGCGCAGGCCGAACAACTGGTTGACTTCATCCAGATGGTTCCAGCCATAGACGCCCAGTTCGCGCCCGAAACGTGCGCTGCAAACCGGCACCAAGCCATCGTTATCGCCGGCACCGGATGTCTTGATGATGACGCTGCCGAGCACCATGATCGGATCGGTCACATCCAGCAGGTTGGTCCCAGCCTGGTTGCCGGTCCACGAGTACAGCAACTGCGTGTTGCCGTTACGGACTTCGGATACGGCGCCACTCTTGCTGCTGCAGCTGGCAGGTACACCGGCACTTGGATAACGCCGGTTGAAATCGGCCGCGCCAGCCGTGGTCAAGCCGTTCAGTGCCGCCAGCGGATCTTGCGGCTGCGGATTGCCGACAAACAAACTCAGCAACGATCCCAGCACCGACGTGCCATCCGCCAGCAGATTCTTCAATGCCTGCGGCGTCATCGCCACGGTATCGGCTACCGGCGTTCCGGCATGCGGCGTGCCAATCGTAGTGACGGAGGCGATCCATTGCGGCTTGACTGCGGCGGCGTAGCGCGAGGTCGTACCGCCCTGGCTGTGCGCAATCAGGTTGACTTTGGTAGCGCCGGTGGCGGCCAGCACGCTGCTGATCTGCTTCAGTAATTCTTCACCACGCTGTTCGTCGCTGTTGAATGCCGCGACATCTGCGACATAAACCGTGGCGCCATTGGCGCGCAGGTCGTTTGGGATTTGCCACCAGTAGTCGATTACGCCGAAGTACTTGGACGTGCCACTGAGGCCATGTACCAACACAATCGGATATTTGGTCTGGGCGTAGGTTGCGGCAGCAGCGCTGCCGAACAGGCTCGGCAACACACCTTGGGCCGGCCCCATTGTGAAACAACAAAAAAAGACAGAAGCAACTGCGATTCGGCGTAGCGATTTCATAACCACATCTCCTTATATAAACGCACGGTCGTGCTCTTTTGTTGTCTTAATAGTACACAGATAATTTCCTGGATACAATTGATTACATTTGTCGAGAATCAGCGGAAAACAACACTGTTACCTGACCTGAAAACCCTGCGCCATAGGGAAAATATGAAAGACGATGAATACTCCACATATCCGCACAATGTTTGTTTGGCACAACATTTAGCCATTCCGGCTGGTATTGAAATGCGACCTTCGCAAACGTCAGGCGGTACCGGCAAGGCATAATGATGCGGCCCGGCTCGCCGGTAATATAAAAACAGGAGAAAGAATGCCAACTCGTGAAGAAACACAGGCGCAATGGCTGGCTCAGGAAGCTGCCGTCCGCGCCAAACTGACCGCCCCCGGCGTCTCAACGCTGGAACAACTGAAGCAATGCAGCGGCATCGAATTTTTGCAACGCATACTTGATGGTGAATTGCCGCCCCCACCCATCGCGCAAACACTGGATTTCACGCTGATTGAGGCAGAACCGGGCCGCATTGTTTTCCAGGGGACGCCTGGCATGCAGCATTACAATCCGATCGGCAGCGTTCATGGCGGCTATTTCTGCACCTTGCTCGATTCGGCACTCGGTTGCGCGGTGCAATCGACACTGCCCAGAGGCAGCGGCTACACCACGCTCGAATTAAAGGTCAATCTGATACGCGCACTCACCGACAAGACCGGCCCTGTGCGTGCTATCGGCAAGGTGATCCAGGTCGGCGGCCGGGTTGGCGTGGCGGAAGCGGAGATCGTCGATGCTGACGGCAAAATCTATGCGCATGGCACTACCACCTGCCTGGTTTTCCCGCTGCCCTAACTCCCCCTCCTCATAGCAACTGCGGCCAACGGCCGCACGTTCGCCGCAATAAGCGAATCGCATAGTTTCCTACGCTGCAGCGCATCACAATCATAGAAAAAAGCCAACATAAGCCGGCATCTTAACTGTCCCGGCAAGGCCTTTTATCACCAATTTCGATCTTTAGCCACCTGTCACTTCTTATAGCTAGCGAAGCAAAAAGCGAACAGATATATTTATTTCCCAACGGGAATATTTGATTGGACATCAACACGTCGCCCTCGATCATTGCAACGCAACAAATCCGTCGACCTTGGCGGTAGATTCTGCAATGCAACAGGCAGTACGCCGCGACAATCAACAATCCGCTCCATCAGAGGGTGAGCCATGCATTCATCCCGCGCGCAGCCAGCCCATTGCAGTTTCCACTCTTGATATGGAGAAGCGCTTGCATACCGTCGACCACCCTATCGCCATACCACTGACCTCCGGACAGCTGGCCATGTGGCTGGGCGCGAAATTCGCGTCGCCAGACACCAATTTCAACCTTGCCGAAGCAGTTGATATTGACGGCAAGATCAATCCGGCGGCCTTCCTCGCGGCACTGCAAACGGTGGCAAACGAGGCCGAGGCCGCGCGCCTGCATTTTGTGGAAACCGAAGACGGT
This DNA window, taken from Collimonas arenae, encodes the following:
- the modB gene encoding molybdate ABC transporter permease subunit codes for the protein MNIESSVWVALWLSLKVAGWATVLNLLLGVAAAYGLSRWRSSARDLVDAILTLPLVLPPTVLGYYLLVLLGRRGVFGAWLEKWGIELVFTWQGAVIAATIVAFPLVLKSARAAFDNVNPQLENAARVMGVSEAGVFFRVTLPLASKGITAGVLLAFARALGEFGATLMIAGNLPGRTQTLSIAIYEAVQAGDDNTANVLVLITSATCIVVLLVAGWLMPKNQQRRPS
- a CDS encoding ABC transporter ATP-binding protein, producing the protein MTIEINIRKHLQAEERGFNLDIALHTDSNRVVLYGPSGAGKSLTLQALAGLLPPDEGLIRLKQNTLFDSAAGICLPPQQRKVAYLFQDYALFPHLTVAQNVAFGLRKGCFNMRRPQQHPAVQKWLASFELSATANSYPHQLSGGQRQRVALARALVLEPDILLLDEPFSALDLGLRERMRRELFELQQRLDVPMMVITHDPADLALLGDAIFEIRDGMIATPEKIHSRI
- the aceA gene encoding isocitrate lyase, with protein sequence MTTREQQVAALAKDWAENPRWKGVTRNYSAEDVVRLRGSVQIEHTLAKRGAEKLWNLVHNEPFVNALGALTGNQAMQQVKAGLKAIYLSGWQVAGDANLAGEMYPDQSLYPANSVPLVVKRINNTFQRADQIQWSEGKNDIDFFAPIVADAEAGFGGVLNAYELMKSMIDAGAAGVHFEDQLASVKKCGHMGGKVLVPTREAVEKLNAARLAADVSGTSTLVIARTDAEAADLLTSDVDENDKPFLTGERTVEGFFKTRPGIDQAISRALAYSPYADLVWCETGKPDLAFAKKFAEAVHAKFPGKMLAYNCSPSFNWKKNLDDATIAKFQKELGAMGYKFQFITLAGFHALNYSMFNLAHGYARNQMSAFVELQEAEFAAADKGFTAVKHQREVGTGYFDAVTQAIQQGQSSTTALHGSTEDEQFFEAKVA
- a CDS encoding TonB-dependent receptor; translated protein: MKTRLLRLSALIALAYGFGIPAAYAQSASKEISGAIHDAQGRPLQDAVVALKDATGNAVGSTKSDQQGYFAFSNIAPGSYAISVDKAAFQSESGTITVADEAGAAANITMKPTATGSVSANEAVVVRADRLDRARNGILVETGSSIYRIGPKEIAAMPQGEDTAFNEVLLRAPGVAQDSFGQLHVRGDHANLQYRLNGIILPESISGFGQTLDTRFVENVSVLTGALPAQYGYRTAGVVDIHTKTGEQVDGGDIGVQVGSNNTRQISGDVSGSTDRFSYYINGSFEANNLGIENPVGTSTALHDRTLQNKGFGYFSYMLDADTRVSLILGNSESRFQIPNSPGQTPGFQLDGVNSYPSADINERQTETNRYGILALQGKLGSDIDYQVAAFSRYSKVLFEPDQVGDLLYTGVASRVLRTGLANGLQADGSYRLNANHTLRAGINYTQERLKNSDDSLTFPADDSGAQLATQPISLSDSSQKTTSQAGIYLQDEWKLSDKVTLNYGARADWVNAYVTASQFSPRIGVVYQMTPQTTFHAGYAKYFTPPASELIGSNTIASFNGTTNASASSQNDPVRAESSDYFDLGVNHQLTQHLTLGLDGYYKKVKNMLDEGQFGSALLYTPFNYARGKVYGLELTLNYRNGNLASYLNLARSTALGKNIVSSQYNFGQDELNYIANNWVHLDHDQSITASTGVSYLWQGTTWTADALFGSGLRSGFANTDHLPAYTEVNLGANHVFSDSPIGKVTTRLSVINVFDKVYEIRDGSGIGVGAPQYGQRRGFYLSMSKSF
- a CDS encoding lipase secretion chaperone, with translation MADTSPPDGLQVGADQHLRINRALRDVFDYYLLGGLPGTRAEHMAQLLAHLKGGLPSLAYADAERIAHSYLSYLTAHDALLERQTMPVVTADSKMATPDVERLAAWLAQLSRLRQDTLGIEVAKVWFGDEEVESQRMLEALRGGARTALGSGADDPRQKDFDRLRMLRQQGASQKEQHDMMARQFGAAAAQRFDQLEQEEQAWQVRYAQYRQAADQIRQQVGTAEADRDRQIAALRSQTFASDAERMRAAGLDRQ
- a CDS encoding lipase family alpha/beta hydrolase; amino-acid sequence: MGPAQGVLPSLFGSAAAATYAQTKYPIVLVHGLSGTSKYFGVIDYWWQIPNDLRANGATVYVADVAAFNSDEQRGEELLKQISSVLAATGATKVNLIAHSQGGTTSRYAAAVKPQWIASVTTIGTPHAGTPVADTVAMTPQALKNLLADGTSVLGSLLSLFVGNPQPQDPLAALNGLTTAGAADFNRRYPSAGVPASCSSKSGAVSEVRNGNTQLLYSWTGNQAGTNLLDVTDPIMVLGSVIIKTSGAGDNDGLVPVCSARFGRELGVYGWNHLDEVNQLFGLRGLFSADPVVTIRTQANRLKTAGL
- a CDS encoding PaaI family thioesterase, with product MPTREETQAQWLAQEAAVRAKLTAPGVSTLEQLKQCSGIEFLQRILDGELPPPPIAQTLDFTLIEAEPGRIVFQGTPGMQHYNPIGSVHGGYFCTLLDSALGCAVQSTLPRGSGYTTLELKVNLIRALTDKTGPVRAIGKVIQVGGRVGVAEAEIVDADGKIYAHGTTTCLVFPLP